TAATTTGTCTTCATCTGATAACTCATCCATACCTAATATTGCAATTATATCTTGTAATTCTTTATATCTTTGAAGAATCTCTTGTACTCCACGAGCTACTCTATAATGCTCTTCACCAACGATTGCTGGGTCTAATATTCTTGATGTAGAATCTAATGGGTCAACCGCTGGATAAATACCAAGCTCAGCTATTTGACGAGAAAGTACTGTCGTCGCATCTAAGTGTGCGAAGGTTGTAGCTGGAGCTGGGTCAGTTAAGTCGTCTGCTGGTACGTATACTGCCTGTACTGATGTAATAGAACCCTTCTTAGTTGATGTAATTCTCTCTTGAAGGGCACCCATCTCTGTCGCTAATGTTGGCTGGTATCCAACGGCACTAGGCATACGTCCAAGTAACGCTGAAACCTCTGAACCAGCTTGTGTAAATCTGAAGATATTATCTATGAATAATAAAACGTCCTGTCCTTCTTTATCTCTAAAGTGTTCTGCCATTGTAAGTCCAGTTAATGCAACTCTCATTCTCGCTCCAGGTGGCTCATTCATCTGTCCGAAGACTAATGTAGTTTTATCTAGTGCTCCTGACTCTTCCATTTCATAGTATAAGTCGTTACCTTCTCTTGTTCTTTCTCCAACTCCTGCGAATACTGATAAACCACCGTGCTCTTTAGCTATATTGTTGATAAGCTCTTGGATAAGTACTGTTTTACCAACACCTGCTCCTCCAAATAGACCTATCTTACCACCTTTAGCATATGGTGCTATAAGGTCAACAACCTTTATACCTGTTTCAAATATCTCTGTAGCAGTTTGCTGCTCTTCGAATGAAGGAGCCTGTTTATGAATAGGAGAATATTCCTTAGCACCAACTTCTCCTTGCTCATCTATTGTTTCACCTAATACATTGAATAATCTACCTAAAGTCTCTCTACCTACAGGTACAGTAATAGGTGCACCTGTATCTACAGCTTCCATACCTCTCACGAAACCATCTGTAGAATCCATTGCGATACATCTTACAGTATCGTCCCCAATATGCTGAGCAACTTCGCAAACTACTTTTTTACCGTTACCTTCAATTTCAATCGCATTAAGTAGTTTTGGAAGATTTTCTTCGCTGAATCTAATATCTACAACTGGGCCAATTATCTGTACTATTTTACCCACGTTTCTTTCAGCCATTTATTTTCACATCCTTTCCATTTCTCTTTAAGTTAAAAAAACAGTTCTTAGCTCTTGGTTCTTAGCTTACAACTATCAGTCGACGGGACGTGGGCGTCCCTCGACAACAGAAAAGTACAGCTCTTGGTTCTTAGCTTACAACTATCAGTCGACGGGACGTGGGCGTCCCTCGACAACGGAAAAAGAACAGTTCTTAGGGCTTAGTTCTTAGTAGTTGCTACTTGCTACTAACCACTAACTACTAACACTTATTCATCTTCCGTCTTTTAGTTCGTTTTCTTTCACGTATTCATTTACGTCATCTTTATGTTTTTAATTATCAATTGTAAATTTTCAATTGTCAATTATTTAAGCGCTTCCGCTCCACCTACTATTTCTGAAATCTCTTGCGTAATAGATGCCTGACGTGCTCTATTATAGCTTAATTTAAGCTCATCTATCATATCTTCAGCATTATCCGTAGCTGATTCCATTGCCATTCTTCTAGATGCCTGCTCACTTGCAGAAGCTTCTATCATTGCACCATAAACAACACTATCAATATATTTAGGTATCAAATAATCAAGCACTTCTTCAGGTGATGGTTCATACTGAATAAGAGCTGCTTTTTCGTTCTTCTCATCGTCTCTTATATTTTCAGCCGGTAATAATTTCATCACTTTTGGTTCATGGGATATTGTGCTTTTAAAGTGAGTATACACTAAATTTACTTCATCTACTTTCTCTTCTTTATATAATTTCATTGCCAAATCACCGATTTTTTGAGCATGGCTAAATCTAGGATTTTCCGATATATTTAAAAACTCACCAGCTATGTTATATCCTCTCTTTTGAAAGAAATCTTTACCCTTATATCCTACAGCTATAATATAATCTTTGTCTTTATCTTCTATTTTACTTTGTGTAAGTTTTACTATATTACTGTTGTACCCTCCAGCTAATCCTCTATCTGCAGTTATTACAATATAAGCTCTTCTCTTTACTTCTCTTTTTTCTAAGAATGGATGTTTTATTCCACCCGTGGAAGCAAGTATCTCCTGTATGCTCCTAAGTACCGTATTATAATACGGTCTAGTCTTTTCTAATTTTCTTCTAGCTTTCTTTAATTTAGCTGATGATACAAGCTCCATAGCTTTAGTTATCTGCTTTGTACTACTTACACTACGAATTCTTCTCTTTATATCACGCATACTTTGTGGCATAACTTCACCTCCCTATCGCTCAAGGGCAGACTCTTTAGATATATCGGGACCAGAGATTAAAATCTCTGTCCCACCCTCTTATCTTTATGCAAAACTCTTTTTGAATTCTTCTATAGCTTGCTTTAATTTCTCTTCAGTTTCTTCTGATAAATCACCTGTTTCCTTTATAGCATTTCCTACTTCTGGATAATTTGAATCCATGAAGTTTAGGAACTGCTCTTCAAACTCTTTTATTCTGTCTACTGGAATATCCGATAAATATTTATTGATAACAGCATAAATTGTCATAACTTGGTGCTCTACAGCTACTGGCTTATATTGAGGCTGCTTTAATATTTCCATAATTCTTTCACCTTGAGCAAGTCTTTCCTGAGTTTCTTTATCAAGCTCAGAACCAAACTGTGCAAAGGCCGCTAATTCTCTATATTGCGCTAGCTCTAATTTAAGCTTACCAGCAACTTTTTTCATAGCTTTAATTTGTGCAGAACCACCAACACGAGATACCGATAATCCTGCATTTACAGCAGGTCTTTGTCCTGAGAAAAATAGTTCTGATTCTAAGAAAATTTGTCCATCAGTTATAGAAATTACGTTTGTTGGAATATATGCAGAAATATCACCTGCTAAGGTTTCAATGATTGGTAATGCAGTCATTGAACCTCCACCGTATTTTTCATCAAGTCTAGCAGCACGCTCTAATAGTCTTGAATGTAGATAGAATACATCACCTGGATAAGCTTCACGTCCTGGTGGACGTCTTAATAATAGTGACATTGCACGATAAGCAACTGCGTGCTTAGATAAGTCATCATAGATTATAAGTACATCTTTACCGTTAAACATAAACTCTTCGCCCATTGCTGCTCCAGCATACGGCGCAATATATTGTAATGGAGCAAGCTCACTTGCTGTTGCTGATACTACGATACTATAATCCATAGCTCCGTTTTTCTCTAACGTTTCAACTATCTTAGCTACAGTTGATTTCTTCTGTCCTATAGCTACATATATACAAATAACGTCTTCGTCTTTTTGATTAAGTATAGTATCTATTGCAATTGCTGTCTTACCTGTCTGTCTGTCCCCTATGATTAACTCCCTTTGTCCTCTTCCTATAGGAATCATTGAGTCTATAGCTTTGATACCTGTTTGCAATGGAACAGAAACTGACTTTCTTGTAATTACACCTGTAGCCTTTGATTCTACTGGTCTATATTTGTCTGTATTTATTGGTCCTTTTCCATCTATTGGCTGACCTAATGCATTTACTACTCTTCCTATTAATGCATCTCCTACAGGTACCTCAACTATCCTTTCTGTTCTTTTAACTGTGTCTCCCTCTTTTATATTGTCGTCTGGTCCTAGAAGAACGCAACCTACATTATCTTCTTCTAGGTTTAGAGCCATACCATAAATTCCACCTGGAAACTCTATAAGCTCACCAGCCATACAATTTTCTAATCCATGAACCCTCGCAATACCGTCTCCTACCTGAATAACGGTACCTACGTCTTGAACATCAAGTTTCTTTTCATATCTCTTGATTTGCTCTTTTATTACAGCACTAATCTCTTCAGGTCTGAGATTCATTAGCTCTTCACCCCTATCTTTTCTACTTTTACGTTTTTAAGTTCTTTTTCAATGTTATCTAATTGTCCTTTGATACTATTATCAATAACCTTGTCTTCTATTTTTACAAGGACACCACCTATTATTTCCTCATTAACAATATTCTCTAAAATAACTCTTTTACCAAACTTGTTTGACAGATTATCTTGTAATTTAGATTTTTCTTCTTCTGTCATAGGTACAGCAGTAACTGCCTTAGCCTCTATAATACCTAATTTTTCATTTGAAAGAGCCACATATTCATCTTTTATGTAGCTTAAATATCTTTCTCTACCTTTGTCTACAACTATATATAATAGATTTAATATTTCTTGAGATATCTTACCTTTAAATAAAGAATTTATTATATCTTTCTTTTCATTCTTAGTTAGCTTTGGGTGCTCAAATATCGTTTTTAATTTAGGCTCACTCTCAAAAACCTTTGATACTTCAATAATCTCCTGTTTATATTCCTCTAATTTATCGTACTCTAAAGCTACTTCAAATAAAGCCTCAGCATATCTTTTGCCTACTAATTTTGCCATTTGCTTTCCCCTACCTCATCTATAAACTTATTAATCATTTCTCTGTGGGATTTTTCATCTAAGTCTTTATCTACTACCTTTGAAGCAGCCATCATAGCTATAGTTACTACCTCTGATTTAAGCTCTTCCATAGCTTTTTCACGTTGTCTTACTATCTCTCTATTAGCTCTTTCTACAATATTTTCTGCTTCTTTTTTAGCATCAGCTATTATTTCTTCTCTTACTTCTCCTGCTCTTTTCTTTCCTGTTTCAATTATTGATTGAGCTTCTTGTTTTGCTTCTTCTATTTTAAGCTGATATTCTTCTTTTAGCTTAACAGCTTCTTCTTTTTCCTTTTTAGCTTCTGTTAAGTCTCCTTCTATTCTTTCTCTTCTCTCGTTTAAGAATTTTGACACAGGTTCAAACAAGAAATGTCTAAGTACTATAAATAGGACTAATGTAGCTGCCCATTGTAATCCTACACTTAATAAATCTGGTATTACCCTTACTTCTATGGGCACAGTAATGCCTCCTTTCATCTCTTCTTCGGAAACTACATTTTATTAAATATATCTTAATTTCTCATTAGATTCACAATAATTACAGAAACAAGAGATGGGTGAAATACCCACCTCTATGTAGGTATATTAAAGTGCTTCAAGTAATGGTCTTACGAATAATAGAATTATAGCAATAACTAAACCATAAATACCTGTTGTCTCTGCAACTGCCTGACCAAGGATCATTGTTCTAATTACATCACCTTGTGCTTCTGGTTGTCTTCCAACCGCCTCTGCTGCTTTACCTGCAGCGTATCCCTGTCCTATACCAGGTCCTATACCTGCTATTGCAGCAAGACCTGCACCTATTGCTGAACATCCTAGTATAAAAGCTTTTGGATCTAATCCTTGTAACATTTAATTTACCTCCTTATAATTTTAATCATTTCTTATTTATAAACGAACCATAGGGTTCGTAGTAATTAACTTAATCTTCCATAGCCATTGAAATAAATACCATAGTTAACATAATGAATATAAATGTTTGAATAACACCTGCAAATACATCAAAATATGCATGGAAAACTGGAGCAACGATTATTGAAAAAGCTCCTAATGCTTGATAAAGAAGAAACATAATTATAACACCACTTAATATATTACCGAAAAGACGGAATGATAAAGAAACTGGGTTCGCAAGCTCCCCTATAACATTAAGTGGGAAAAGTGGCCAGAAAGGTTCAAAAAAGCCTTTTATATACCCTCCAAGACCTTTAGATTTCAATCCATAATACTGAGTTAAAACAAAAGTAATTATTGCTAATGCAAAGGTAACATTGTAATCAGAGGTTGGAGGTTTTAATCCAATCAATCCAAATAAGTTTGCTACTACTAGGTATAAAGCTAAAGTACCTATATATGGAGCAAACCCCAACTTATCTCGTCCCATAGTTGTTTCAACCAAGGACTCTACACCCTCAACTAATAGCTCTATAAAATTAAGAAACTTTGAGGGTTTTTCATTAACTCTTGCTTTTTTAATTTTTCTGTTAACATATATAGCAAATATACTTAACAGAATTACAATAATCCATGTGTTCACTATTGTTTCAGCTATTACATATTCATTTCCAAATAGCTGTAGTGTAATTTCCACAGGCTTTGCCTCCCTTCATAATAAGGTTAGAATTTAGCTTTTAAGTAAACACCAATTTATAATACTTTATATTTAATAGCAAAGATTTTCATTTTAAACTAATTATTCTTTGCTATTTTTTTCTTTCCCCTTATAAGGTCAAAGAATGTATCTGATAAAATAACAATTTTTACCATAAAAAGCCCAAGAATAACTGTGTAAAAATTTAG
Above is a genomic segment from Caldisalinibacter kiritimatiensis containing:
- the atpD gene encoding F0F1 ATP synthase subunit beta, whose protein sequence is MAERNVGKIVQIIGPVVDIRFSEENLPKLLNAIEIEGNGKKVVCEVAQHIGDDTVRCIAMDSTDGFVRGMEAVDTGAPITVPVGRETLGRLFNVLGETIDEQGEVGAKEYSPIHKQAPSFEEQQTATEIFETGIKVVDLIAPYAKGGKIGLFGGAGVGKTVLIQELINNIAKEHGGLSVFAGVGERTREGNDLYYEMEESGALDKTTLVFGQMNEPPGARMRVALTGLTMAEHFRDKEGQDVLLFIDNIFRFTQAGSEVSALLGRMPSAVGYQPTLATEMGALQERITSTKKGSITSVQAVYVPADDLTDPAPATTFAHLDATTVLSRQIAELGIYPAVDPLDSTSRILDPAIVGEEHYRVARGVQEILQRYKELQDIIAILGMDELSDEDKLIVSRARKIQRFLSQPFHVAEQFTGMPGVYVPIKETVRGFKEILEGKHDDLPESAFLYVGTIDEAVEKAKNMK
- the atpG gene encoding ATP synthase F1 subunit gamma; protein product: MPQSMRDIKRRIRSVSSTKQITKAMELVSSAKLKKARRKLEKTRPYYNTVLRSIQEILASTGGIKHPFLEKREVKRRAYIVITADRGLAGGYNSNIVKLTQSKIEDKDKDYIIAVGYKGKDFFQKRGYNIAGEFLNISENPRFSHAQKIGDLAMKLYKEEKVDEVNLVYTHFKSTISHEPKVMKLLPAENIRDDEKNEKAALIQYEPSPEEVLDYLIPKYIDSVVYGAMIEASASEQASRRMAMESATDNAEDMIDELKLSYNRARQASITQEISEIVGGAEALK
- the atpA gene encoding F0F1 ATP synthase subunit alpha, translated to MNLRPEEISAVIKEQIKRYEKKLDVQDVGTVIQVGDGIARVHGLENCMAGELIEFPGGIYGMALNLEEDNVGCVLLGPDDNIKEGDTVKRTERIVEVPVGDALIGRVVNALGQPIDGKGPINTDKYRPVESKATGVITRKSVSVPLQTGIKAIDSMIPIGRGQRELIIGDRQTGKTAIAIDTILNQKDEDVICIYVAIGQKKSTVAKIVETLEKNGAMDYSIVVSATASELAPLQYIAPYAGAAMGEEFMFNGKDVLIIYDDLSKHAVAYRAMSLLLRRPPGREAYPGDVFYLHSRLLERAARLDEKYGGGSMTALPIIETLAGDISAYIPTNVISITDGQIFLESELFFSGQRPAVNAGLSVSRVGGSAQIKAMKKVAGKLKLELAQYRELAAFAQFGSELDKETQERLAQGERIMEILKQPQYKPVAVEHQVMTIYAVINKYLSDIPVDRIKEFEEQFLNFMDSNYPEVGNAIKETGDLSEETEEKLKQAIEEFKKSFA
- a CDS encoding F0F1 ATP synthase subunit delta codes for the protein MAKLVGKRYAEALFEVALEYDKLEEYKQEIIEVSKVFESEPKLKTIFEHPKLTKNEKKDIINSLFKGKISQEILNLLYIVVDKGRERYLSYIKDEYVALSNEKLGIIEAKAVTAVPMTEEEKSKLQDNLSNKFGKRVILENIVNEEIIGGVLVKIEDKVIDNSIKGQLDNIEKELKNVKVEKIGVKS
- a CDS encoding F0F1 ATP synthase subunit B, whose protein sequence is MPIEVRVIPDLLSVGLQWAATLVLFIVLRHFLFEPVSKFLNERRERIEGDLTEAKKEKEEAVKLKEEYQLKIEEAKQEAQSIIETGKKRAGEVREEIIADAKKEAENIVERANREIVRQREKAMEELKSEVVTIAMMAASKVVDKDLDEKSHREMINKFIDEVGESKWQN
- the atpE gene encoding ATP synthase F0 subunit C, yielding MLQGLDPKAFILGCSAIGAGLAAIAGIGPGIGQGYAAGKAAEAVGRQPEAQGDVIRTMILGQAVAETTGIYGLVIAIILLFVRPLLEAL
- the atpB gene encoding F0F1 ATP synthase subunit A, which translates into the protein MEITLQLFGNEYVIAETIVNTWIIVILLSIFAIYVNRKIKKARVNEKPSKFLNFIELLVEGVESLVETTMGRDKLGFAPYIGTLALYLVVANLFGLIGLKPPTSDYNVTFALAIITFVLTQYYGLKSKGLGGYIKGFFEPFWPLFPLNVIGELANPVSLSFRLFGNILSGVIIMFLLYQALGAFSIIVAPVFHAYFDVFAGVIQTFIFIMLTMVFISMAMED